A segment of the Chloroflexota bacterium genome:
CACTTTCGCGACCAGCGTGCTGTCCGCGCCGGCCGAGAAGGCGACGACCACGCTCTCATAGCCCCGCAGCACGTTCTGGAGATCGGCCAGCTTCTGCTCGGTGGTGCGGGGATCGGCGCGCAGGCTGATCGGCACGAACGACGGCGCGGGTGCGAGCATCTCCAGCTCTCTCTGCACGACTCTCCCCCTGCTCCCCTGCGATGGCAGACCCGGTCAGTTCTCGATGGTGCCGCCGCCGACGACGTACTCGCCGTCGTAGAACACGACCGCCTGCCCGGGCGTCACGGCCCGCTGCGGCTCGTCGAAGACGACGCGTGCCCGGCTGCCCGGCTCGGCGTAGACGGTGGCCGGCGCCAGCTCCGAACGGTAGCGGATGCGGGCGTACGTGCGGATCGGCTCGTGTGGCGCGGCGATGCGGACCCAGTTCATATCGTCCAGGGTGCACTCGGCCCGCTGGAGATCGTCCAACGTGCCGATCATCACGGTGTTGGTCGCCGCGTCGAGGCCGGTGACGTAGCGCGGCTCCTGGGCCACCATGCCGAGGCCGCGCCGCTGCCCGACGGTGTGCAGCGCGATGCCCTTGTGCGTCCCGACGCGCTGCCCGGCCGCGTCGACAATCGGCCCCTCCTGCAACGTCTCAGGCGCGTGCTTCTCGAGGAACTCGGTGTACCGCTTGTACGGCACGAAGCAGATGTCCTGGCTCTCGGGCTTCCTGGCGACGGGCAGCTTCCACTGCTCGGCCAGGGCGCGCGTCTCGGCCTTGCTCAGCGCGCCGAGCGGGAACAGCGCCCGCGCCAGCCGGTCCTGCGTCATCACGTAGAGGACGTAGGACTGATCCTTGCTCGGATCGGCGGCCTTCCGCAGCTGCCAGCGGTCGAGCGCCGCGTCGTGCTCGACGCGCACATAGTGGCCGGTGGCGACGTAGTCGGCCCCGAACTGGGCGCAGCGGGCCAGCAGCGCATCGAACTTGATGAACTGGTTGCAGCGGACGCACGGATTCGGGGTTCTGCCACGGGAGTACTCGCCGATGAAGTCCTTGACGACCTTCTCCTCGAAGATGTCGCGGAAGTTCATGACGTAGTAGCGGATGCCGAGCCGGTCGGCCACGCGGCGCGCGTCCTCGACGGCCCCCAGGGCGCAACAGGCGTCCTCGCGCGGGTTCTCCTCGGCGCCGTCGATCTCGGGCCAGAGGTTCAGGGTGATCCCCACGACATCGTAGCCCTGCTCGACGAGCAGGGCGGCCGTGACCGAGCTGTCCACCCCGCCACTCATCCCCACGATGACGCGCTTGCGCTGGCTCATAGTGCCTCGACCGACTCCCGAATCCCGACAGGTTACGTCGGAATTGTACACGGCAGTCGCCTGCGTGGATGTTTGTTCGCGCCACCGGGACGTCGGTCGTTCTGCGCGGCGGCTATCCTACGCGGCATGGCGTGAGCCGATGG
Coding sequences within it:
- the mnmA gene encoding tRNA 2-thiouridine(34) synthase MnmA; translation: MSQRKRVIVGMSGGVDSSVTAALLVEQGYDVVGITLNLWPEIDGAEENPREDACCALGAVEDARRVADRLGIRYYVMNFRDIFEEKVVKDFIGEYSRGRTPNPCVRCNQFIKFDALLARCAQFGADYVATGHYVRVEHDAALDRWQLRKAADPSKDQSYVLYVMTQDRLARALFPLGALSKAETRALAEQWKLPVARKPESQDICFVPYKRYTEFLEKHAPETLQEGPIVDAAGQRVGTHKGIALHTVGQRRGLGMVAQEPRYVTGLDAATNTVMIGTLDDLQRAECTLDDMNWVRIAAPHEPIRTYARIRYRSELAPATVYAEPGSRARVVFDEPQRAVTPGQAVVFYDGEYVVGGGTIEN